One segment of Carya illinoinensis cultivar Pawnee chromosome 1, C.illinoinensisPawnee_v1, whole genome shotgun sequence DNA contains the following:
- the LOC122303241 gene encoding protein NODULATION SIGNALING PATHWAY 1, whose amino-acid sequence MSATKNMIMEEPEPNPTPDHILDWIEDSVSCFPSFLNDPYNSDDINGYQWWDESQDLIDSSVTSLNTTATATSTTPTYPTIFNHPSPPDSSKKRKASDHPLPKPSQNHHNPRKNQSRRTRHADDGDAAVEEVVAVKKSVGNKKGTNKATGSNGNKEGRWAEQLLNPCAAAISMGNMSRVHHLRYVLHELANDTGDANHRLAFHGLRALAQHLSNASTSSSSVGQTFAYTDARFFQRSLLKFYEVSPWFAFPNNIANSSILQILAEEPDRSQNLHILDIGVSHGVQWPTLLEALSRRPGGPPPLVRMTVIAATVENDQNKETPFSVGPPGENLSSRLLSFAKFMNVNLQINRLDNHPLKSLSAQVINIARDQTLIVCAQFRLHHLNHKSPDERTEFLRLLRSMEPKGVILSENNMECSCKNCGDFATGFSRRVDYLWRFLDSTSSAFKGLEGDDRRLMEGEAAKALTNWGEMNERKEKWCERMRGVGFVGEILGEDAIDGARALLRKYDSNWEMRPEEKDGCVGLWWKGQPVSFCSLWKIKDGYEN is encoded by the coding sequence ATGTCTGCAACCAAAAATATGATCATGGAAGAACCAGAGCCGAACCCCACCCCAGATCACATCCTGGACTGGATAGAAGACTCTGTTTCATGCTTTCCATCTTTCTTGAATGACCCGTACAATTCGGATGATATTAACGGCTACCAGTGGTGGGATGAAAGCCAAGATCTGATTGACTCGAGTGTCACCTCTCTCAACACCACTGCCACCGCCACGAGCACAACACCCACTTACCCCACCATTTTTAATCATCCATCGCCGCCCGATTCATCCAAGAAGAGGAAAGCCTCCGATCACCCCCTTCCCAAACCATCCCAAAACCACCACAATCCGCGGAAGAACCAAAGCCGTCGAACCAGACACGCTGACGATGGGGATGCAGCAGTTGAAGAGGTTGTGGCGGTTAAGAAATCAGTTGGAAATAAGAAAGGCACTAACAAGGCCACAGGAAGTAACGGTAACAAGGAAGGCAGATGGGCTGAGCAGCTACTAAACCCTTGTGCGGCTGCCATCAGCATGGGCAATATGTCACGCGTACATCACCTTCGCTACGTTCTCCACGAACTCGCCAACGACACCGGCGATGCCAACCACCGTCTCGCCTTCCATGGACTCCGAGCACTGGCACAACACCTATCCAACGCCTCCACTTCCTCCTCCTCAGTGGGGCAGACCTTTGCTTACACGGATGCCCGATTCTTCCAACGATCGCTACTCAAATTTTACGAGGTCAGTCCCTGGTTTGCCTTCCCCAACAACATAGCAAACTCTTCGATCCTTCAAATTCTCGCGGAAGAGCCTGACCGCTCGCAAAATCTTCATATTCTTGATATTGGGGTCTCTCATGGCGTGCAATGGCCAACCCTGCTTGAGGCCTTGAGCCGCAGACCAGGAGGGCCGCCTCCACTAGTCCGCATGACAGTCATCGCTGCCACAGTTGAAAATGATCAAAACAAAGAGACCCCATTTTCCGTAGGACCACCCGGAGAGAACCTTTCCTCTCGGCTTCTCAGTTTCGCCAAGTTCATGAACGTTAATTTACAGATCAACCGGCTCGATAATCATCCCTTGAAAAGCCTGAGTGCGCAAGTCATAAACATAGCCCGTGATCAAACCTTAATAGTCTGCGCGCAATTTAGGCTTCACCACCTGAATCACAAATCCCCGGATGAAAGAACCGAGTTCTTGAGACTACTGAGGAGCATGGAGCCAAAGGGAGTGATTTTAAGCGAAAACAACATGGAATGTAGCTGCAAGAATTGTGGGGATTTTGCAACTGGGTTCTCTCGACGAGTGGATTACTTGTGGAGGTTTTTGGACTCAACAAGCTCGGCTTTCAAGGGGCTAGAGGGCGATGATAGGAGACTGATGGAAGGAGAGGCGGCGAAGGCTTTGACGAATTGGGGAGAgatgaatgaaaggaaagagaaGTGGTGTGAGAGAATGAGAGGGGTGGGGTTTGTAGGAGAGATCTTAGGAGAGGATGCCATTGACGGGGCTCGAGCTCTATTGAGGAAGTACGATAGTAATTGGGAGATGAGACCGGAGGAGAAAGACGGTTGTGTGGGATTGTGGTGGAAAGGGCAGCCAGTTTCATTTTGTTCTCTGTGGAAGATCAAAGATggatatgaaaactaa
- the LOC122280748 gene encoding growth-regulating factor 5 isoform X2, whose amino-acid sequence MMSASARNRSPFTSTQWQELEHQALIFKYMVSGIPIPPDLLYGIKRSLDSSIPSGLFPHCPIAWGCFEMGIGRKVDPEPGRCRRTDGKKWRCSKEAYPDSKYCERHMHRGRNRSRKPVEVTSTATTTTNLSPPIASTNRNLTINTSPTPTTSSFCVSPLPSSVSSEIHPHHHPYHESTLYPFLYSHSSSSTPPVSGLFSQDNTTHQLFLNSRSYSRGDKDYSFFHGAREGVDEKAFFPEASGTDRSLPDSYQRYLTVDSCKGYSHTQFQSPTDSAKQQEQHCFVLGADFKSPELVKTEKKTETHKPLHQFFGEWPPKNTDSWLDLASDSRVPTGD is encoded by the exons atgatgagTGCAAGTGCAAGAAATAGATCTCCTTTCACATCAACTCAGTGGCAAGAGCTTGAACACCAAGCTCTTATATTCAAATACATGGTCTCCGGAATACCTATCCCACCTGATCTCCTATATGGCATCAAAAGAAGCTTGGACTCTTCAATTCCTTCAGGGCTATTCCCTCATTGTCCTA TTGCCTGGGGATGTTTTGAGATGGGAATTGGCAGAAAAGTAGACCCAGAGCCAGGAAGGTGCAGGAGAACAGATGGGAAGAAGTGGAGGTGCTCAAAGGAAGCATACCCAGATTCCAAGTACTGTGAGAGACACATGCATAGAGGCAGAAACCGTTCAAGAAAGCCTGTGGAAGTTACCTCAACTGCAACAACCACCACAAACCTTTCACCACCCATCGCATCAACCAACCGAAACCTTACCATAAACACCAGCCCTACTCCCACAACCTCTTCTTTCTGTGTCTCTCCCCTACCTTCTTCAGTGAGCTCGGAAATCCATCCCCATCACCATCCTTACCACGAGAGCACTCTTTATCCCTTCCTGTATTCACATTCCTCCTCTTCCACACCTCCAGTTTCTGGTCTGTTTTCTCAAGATAACACTACCCATCAACTATTTTTGAACTCCAGATCTTATTCTCGGGGTGATAAAGATTACAG TTTTTTTCATGGAGCAAGGGAGGGTGTGGATGAGAAAGCTTTCTTCCCAGAAGCTTCAGGGACGGACAGAAGCCTACCTGATTCATATCAGAGATATTTAACAGTGGACTCCTGTAAAGGTTACTCCCACACACAGTTTCAAAGTCCTACTGATAGTGCAAAGCAACAAGAGCAACATTGCTTTGTTCTGGGTGCAGATTTCAAGTCACCGGAACTAGTTAAAACTGAGAAGAAAACGGAAACCCATAAGCCACTGCACCAATTTTTTGGAGAGTGGCCACCAAAGAATACAGATTCCTGGCTTGATCTTGCATCTGATTCTAGAGTTCCAACAg GTGATTGA
- the LOC122280748 gene encoding growth-regulating factor 5 isoform X5 has translation MMSASARNRSPFTSTQWQELEHQALIFKYMVSGIPIPPDLLYGIKRSLDSSIPSGLFPHCPIAWGCFEMGIGRKVDPEPGRCRRTDGKKWRCSKEAYPDSKYCERHMHRGRNRSRKPVEVTSTATTTTNLSPPIASTNRNLTINTSPTPTTSSFCVSPLPSSVSSEIHPHHHPYHESTLYPFLYSHSSSSTPPVSGLFSQDNTTHQLFLNSRSYSRGDKDYREGVDEKAFFPEASGTDRSLPDSYQRYLTVDSCKDFKSPELVKTEKKTETHKPLHQFFGEWPPKNTDSWLDLASDSRVPTVFFLGAGD, from the exons atgatgagTGCAAGTGCAAGAAATAGATCTCCTTTCACATCAACTCAGTGGCAAGAGCTTGAACACCAAGCTCTTATATTCAAATACATGGTCTCCGGAATACCTATCCCACCTGATCTCCTATATGGCATCAAAAGAAGCTTGGACTCTTCAATTCCTTCAGGGCTATTCCCTCATTGTCCTA TTGCCTGGGGATGTTTTGAGATGGGAATTGGCAGAAAAGTAGACCCAGAGCCAGGAAGGTGCAGGAGAACAGATGGGAAGAAGTGGAGGTGCTCAAAGGAAGCATACCCAGATTCCAAGTACTGTGAGAGACACATGCATAGAGGCAGAAACCGTTCAAGAAAGCCTGTGGAAGTTACCTCAACTGCAACAACCACCACAAACCTTTCACCACCCATCGCATCAACCAACCGAAACCTTACCATAAACACCAGCCCTACTCCCACAACCTCTTCTTTCTGTGTCTCTCCCCTACCTTCTTCAGTGAGCTCGGAAATCCATCCCCATCACCATCCTTACCACGAGAGCACTCTTTATCCCTTCCTGTATTCACATTCCTCCTCTTCCACACCTCCAGTTTCTGGTCTGTTTTCTCAAGATAACACTACCCATCAACTATTTTTGAACTCCAGATCTTATTCTCGGGGTGATAAAGATTACAG GGAGGGTGTGGATGAGAAAGCTTTCTTCCCAGAAGCTTCAGGGACGGACAGAAGCCTACCTGATTCATATCAGAGATATTTAACAGTGGACTCCTGTAAAG ATTTCAAGTCACCGGAACTAGTTAAAACTGAGAAGAAAACGGAAACCCATAAGCCACTGCACCAATTTTTTGGAGAGTGGCCACCAAAGAATACAGATTCCTGGCTTGATCTTGCATCTGATTCTAGAGTTCCAACAg tattttttcttGGAGCAGGTGATTGA
- the LOC122280748 gene encoding growth-regulating factor 5 isoform X1, which translates to MMSASARNRSPFTSTQWQELEHQALIFKYMVSGIPIPPDLLYGIKRSLDSSIPSGLFPHCPIAWGCFEMGIGRKVDPEPGRCRRTDGKKWRCSKEAYPDSKYCERHMHRGRNRSRKPVEVTSTATTTTNLSPPIASTNRNLTINTSPTPTTSSFCVSPLPSSVSSEIHPHHHPYHESTLYPFLYSHSSSSTPPVSGLFSQDNTTHQLFLNSRSYSRGDKDYSFFHGAREGVDEKAFFPEASGTDRSLPDSYQRYLTVDSCKGYSHTQFQSPTDSAKQQEQHCFVLGADFKSPELVKTEKKTETHKPLHQFFGEWPPKNTDSWLDLASDSRVPTVFFLGAGD; encoded by the exons atgatgagTGCAAGTGCAAGAAATAGATCTCCTTTCACATCAACTCAGTGGCAAGAGCTTGAACACCAAGCTCTTATATTCAAATACATGGTCTCCGGAATACCTATCCCACCTGATCTCCTATATGGCATCAAAAGAAGCTTGGACTCTTCAATTCCTTCAGGGCTATTCCCTCATTGTCCTA TTGCCTGGGGATGTTTTGAGATGGGAATTGGCAGAAAAGTAGACCCAGAGCCAGGAAGGTGCAGGAGAACAGATGGGAAGAAGTGGAGGTGCTCAAAGGAAGCATACCCAGATTCCAAGTACTGTGAGAGACACATGCATAGAGGCAGAAACCGTTCAAGAAAGCCTGTGGAAGTTACCTCAACTGCAACAACCACCACAAACCTTTCACCACCCATCGCATCAACCAACCGAAACCTTACCATAAACACCAGCCCTACTCCCACAACCTCTTCTTTCTGTGTCTCTCCCCTACCTTCTTCAGTGAGCTCGGAAATCCATCCCCATCACCATCCTTACCACGAGAGCACTCTTTATCCCTTCCTGTATTCACATTCCTCCTCTTCCACACCTCCAGTTTCTGGTCTGTTTTCTCAAGATAACACTACCCATCAACTATTTTTGAACTCCAGATCTTATTCTCGGGGTGATAAAGATTACAG TTTTTTTCATGGAGCAAGGGAGGGTGTGGATGAGAAAGCTTTCTTCCCAGAAGCTTCAGGGACGGACAGAAGCCTACCTGATTCATATCAGAGATATTTAACAGTGGACTCCTGTAAAGGTTACTCCCACACACAGTTTCAAAGTCCTACTGATAGTGCAAAGCAACAAGAGCAACATTGCTTTGTTCTGGGTGCAGATTTCAAGTCACCGGAACTAGTTAAAACTGAGAAGAAAACGGAAACCCATAAGCCACTGCACCAATTTTTTGGAGAGTGGCCACCAAAGAATACAGATTCCTGGCTTGATCTTGCATCTGATTCTAGAGTTCCAACAg tattttttcttGGAGCAGGTGATTGA
- the LOC122280748 gene encoding growth-regulating factor 5 isoform X3 has translation MMSASARNRSPFTSTQWQELEHQALIFKYMVSGIPIPPDLLYGIKRSLDSSIPSGLFPHCPIAWGCFEMGIGRKVDPEPGRCRRTDGKKWRCSKEAYPDSKYCERHMHRGRNRSRKPVEVTSTATTTTNLSPPIASTNRNLTINTSPTPTTSSFCVSPLPSSVSSEIHPHHHPYHESTLYPFLYSHSSSSTPPVSGLFSQDNTTHQLFLNSRSYSRGDKDYREGVDEKAFFPEASGTDRSLPDSYQRYLTVDSCKGYSHTQFQSPTDSAKQQEQHCFVLGADFKSPELVKTEKKTETHKPLHQFFGEWPPKNTDSWLDLASDSRVPTVFFLGAGD, from the exons atgatgagTGCAAGTGCAAGAAATAGATCTCCTTTCACATCAACTCAGTGGCAAGAGCTTGAACACCAAGCTCTTATATTCAAATACATGGTCTCCGGAATACCTATCCCACCTGATCTCCTATATGGCATCAAAAGAAGCTTGGACTCTTCAATTCCTTCAGGGCTATTCCCTCATTGTCCTA TTGCCTGGGGATGTTTTGAGATGGGAATTGGCAGAAAAGTAGACCCAGAGCCAGGAAGGTGCAGGAGAACAGATGGGAAGAAGTGGAGGTGCTCAAAGGAAGCATACCCAGATTCCAAGTACTGTGAGAGACACATGCATAGAGGCAGAAACCGTTCAAGAAAGCCTGTGGAAGTTACCTCAACTGCAACAACCACCACAAACCTTTCACCACCCATCGCATCAACCAACCGAAACCTTACCATAAACACCAGCCCTACTCCCACAACCTCTTCTTTCTGTGTCTCTCCCCTACCTTCTTCAGTGAGCTCGGAAATCCATCCCCATCACCATCCTTACCACGAGAGCACTCTTTATCCCTTCCTGTATTCACATTCCTCCTCTTCCACACCTCCAGTTTCTGGTCTGTTTTCTCAAGATAACACTACCCATCAACTATTTTTGAACTCCAGATCTTATTCTCGGGGTGATAAAGATTACAG GGAGGGTGTGGATGAGAAAGCTTTCTTCCCAGAAGCTTCAGGGACGGACAGAAGCCTACCTGATTCATATCAGAGATATTTAACAGTGGACTCCTGTAAAGGTTACTCCCACACACAGTTTCAAAGTCCTACTGATAGTGCAAAGCAACAAGAGCAACATTGCTTTGTTCTGGGTGCAGATTTCAAGTCACCGGAACTAGTTAAAACTGAGAAGAAAACGGAAACCCATAAGCCACTGCACCAATTTTTTGGAGAGTGGCCACCAAAGAATACAGATTCCTGGCTTGATCTTGCATCTGATTCTAGAGTTCCAACAg tattttttcttGGAGCAGGTGATTGA
- the LOC122280748 gene encoding growth-regulating factor 5 isoform X4 encodes MMSASARNRSPFTSTQWQELEHQALIFKYMVSGIPIPPDLLYGIKRSLDSSIPSGLFPHCPIAWGCFEMGIGRKVDPEPGRCRRTDGKKWRCSKEAYPDSKYCERHMHRGRNRSRKPVEVTSTATTTTNLSPPIASTNRNLTINTSPTPTTSSFCVSPLPSSVSSEIHPHHHPYHESTLYPFLYSHSSSSTPPVSGLFSQDNTTHQLFLNSRSYSRGDKDYSFFHGAREGVDEKAFFPEASGTDRSLPDSYQRYLTVDSCKDFKSPELVKTEKKTETHKPLHQFFGEWPPKNTDSWLDLASDSRVPTVFFLGAGD; translated from the exons atgatgagTGCAAGTGCAAGAAATAGATCTCCTTTCACATCAACTCAGTGGCAAGAGCTTGAACACCAAGCTCTTATATTCAAATACATGGTCTCCGGAATACCTATCCCACCTGATCTCCTATATGGCATCAAAAGAAGCTTGGACTCTTCAATTCCTTCAGGGCTATTCCCTCATTGTCCTA TTGCCTGGGGATGTTTTGAGATGGGAATTGGCAGAAAAGTAGACCCAGAGCCAGGAAGGTGCAGGAGAACAGATGGGAAGAAGTGGAGGTGCTCAAAGGAAGCATACCCAGATTCCAAGTACTGTGAGAGACACATGCATAGAGGCAGAAACCGTTCAAGAAAGCCTGTGGAAGTTACCTCAACTGCAACAACCACCACAAACCTTTCACCACCCATCGCATCAACCAACCGAAACCTTACCATAAACACCAGCCCTACTCCCACAACCTCTTCTTTCTGTGTCTCTCCCCTACCTTCTTCAGTGAGCTCGGAAATCCATCCCCATCACCATCCTTACCACGAGAGCACTCTTTATCCCTTCCTGTATTCACATTCCTCCTCTTCCACACCTCCAGTTTCTGGTCTGTTTTCTCAAGATAACACTACCCATCAACTATTTTTGAACTCCAGATCTTATTCTCGGGGTGATAAAGATTACAG TTTTTTTCATGGAGCAAGGGAGGGTGTGGATGAGAAAGCTTTCTTCCCAGAAGCTTCAGGGACGGACAGAAGCCTACCTGATTCATATCAGAGATATTTAACAGTGGACTCCTGTAAAG ATTTCAAGTCACCGGAACTAGTTAAAACTGAGAAGAAAACGGAAACCCATAAGCCACTGCACCAATTTTTTGGAGAGTGGCCACCAAAGAATACAGATTCCTGGCTTGATCTTGCATCTGATTCTAGAGTTCCAACAg tattttttcttGGAGCAGGTGATTGA